A genomic window from Sphingobacterium sp. BN32 includes:
- a CDS encoding efflux RND transporter periplasmic adaptor subunit, translated as MEVTEDGETVWTCSMHPQIRMDKPGKCPICAMDLIPLKSSGGGDDVIDDDAIQMSEEAIALANIQTSIVGHQDAVKDVQLYGTIQVDERLQQSQTSHVNGRIENLYVTFTGESVREGQLIAKIYSPDLLTAQQELLEAAKLQDMQPLLLDAAKEKLSLWKVSEDQISKILTSNEVSPYVNIYANTSGVVIAKNVNPGDYIGQGSVLYTISNLSKLWAVFDAYETDLPFLKVGDQLEYTLRSLPGKVYNGRIAFINPILDANSRTAKIRVEADNRDRNLKPEMYATARITAPLKGYNDELVIPKSAVLWTGKRSIVYVKQPNTSTPAFKLREIVLGPSLGDQYVVMSGLENGEEIVTKGAFTVDASAQLEGKISMMNNDGAASAAGHQHGDAQTNVNKTHDMLKVSGNCEMCKSRIEKAAKSVKGVISANWDVNAKVIHLDFDSKVTSKSAISKAIANVGHDTELDKAPKAVYDDLPSCCLYDRG; from the coding sequence ATGGAAGTGACCGAGGACGGGGAAACAGTATGGACTTGCTCCATGCACCCCCAGATCAGAATGGATAAACCGGGGAAATGCCCGATATGTGCAATGGATCTAATTCCCTTGAAATCATCCGGGGGAGGTGATGATGTAATTGACGATGACGCCATCCAGATGTCAGAAGAAGCCATAGCATTGGCGAATATCCAGACTTCGATTGTCGGCCACCAAGACGCTGTTAAAGATGTCCAACTGTATGGGACTATTCAGGTGGACGAACGTTTACAACAATCCCAAACATCGCATGTCAATGGCCGTATTGAAAATCTTTACGTAACCTTTACTGGCGAGTCGGTAAGAGAAGGACAACTGATAGCCAAAATCTATTCGCCTGATTTATTGACGGCGCAGCAAGAATTGCTCGAAGCTGCAAAATTGCAGGATATGCAGCCCCTCCTATTGGATGCCGCGAAAGAGAAGCTGAGTTTATGGAAGGTGTCAGAGGATCAGATAAGCAAAATATTGACATCCAACGAAGTTTCACCCTACGTCAATATATATGCGAATACAAGTGGTGTTGTCATAGCAAAAAATGTAAACCCGGGCGATTATATCGGCCAAGGGAGCGTCTTGTACACCATTTCAAACCTTTCCAAGTTATGGGCGGTTTTTGATGCGTATGAAACAGATCTGCCATTTCTAAAGGTGGGAGATCAGCTGGAATATACATTACGGAGTTTGCCCGGAAAAGTCTATAATGGGCGGATTGCCTTTATTAACCCTATCCTTGATGCCAATTCAAGAACGGCAAAAATCAGGGTCGAAGCCGATAACCGGGATCGCAATCTCAAACCTGAAATGTATGCAACAGCAAGGATCACTGCTCCTTTAAAGGGCTACAACGATGAGTTGGTCATTCCCAAGTCGGCGGTTTTATGGACAGGGAAGCGCTCCATAGTTTACGTAAAACAGCCAAATACATCCACGCCTGCTTTTAAACTTCGGGAGATCGTCTTGGGCCCCTCATTGGGCGACCAATATGTTGTTATGTCGGGGCTGGAAAATGGCGAGGAAATCGTGACCAAGGGAGCTTTCACCGTTGATGCAAGTGCCCAGCTGGAAGGTAAAATCAGTATGATGAATAACGATGGCGCAGCATCGGCTGCCGGACATCAGCATGGCGATGCTCAAACCAATGTCAATAAGACCCATGATATGTTGAAAGTATCAGGAAATTGTGAAATGTGCAAAAGCCGGATTGAGAAAGCGGCCAAAAGTGTCAAGGGGGTGATTTCCGCAAACTGGGATGTTAATGCCAAAGTTATCCATTTGGATTTCGATTCAAAAGTAACCTCAAAAAGTGCCATAAGCAAAGCTATTGCTAATGTTGGTCACGATACAGAGCTGGACAAGGCTCCCAAGGCGGTTTATGACGACTTACCGAGTTGCTGTCTCTATGACCGGGGATAA
- a CDS encoding TolC family protein, which produces MKTNKINRYITVAVLTSLSIFSQALAQDYPTDSLSYYIQVAIENNPGVKSQKYAHEAYLEKIPQAGAYQDPELSMEAYTMPMEIIGGRSIGNVSLMQMFPWFGTRKAARTEATHMANMQDQQYREAINNLILQVSTQWYTMQKLNEQLKNNQENQVFLKQLEQLAIRKFSAPSSTSQSSVAPVVSSNTPSSPTRSSASSGMGGMSMGGGNSAPATNQNMSMPSGGGMGAMEGGSGSGMSEVLRIQLEIVEIENNIESLHAQIKAEKAKFNALLNREATEKVMLGQEIHKLNFLYSEEEALRVIEANNPMLEMIAEEGLAFKAKAEMDRKMSYPMIGIGVEYMVVGRTNNSMLAMDGMNGKDMVMPMVSVSLPLFRKKYNAQQNESRLWRKSSEENFKNTFNTLKSEFYSLKSQLDDAQRAIELYEKQTTLAQTTYNLIVKEFVTGKSDLTNVIQVQRQLLDYQLRKAEALANYNTMVVSIKKLLADHK; this is translated from the coding sequence ATGAAAACGAATAAGATAAATCGGTATATAACCGTGGCTGTATTAACAAGCTTAAGCATTTTTTCGCAAGCTTTAGCCCAAGACTACCCCACCGATTCGCTGTCCTATTATATACAAGTCGCAATCGAAAATAATCCGGGTGTAAAATCACAAAAGTATGCGCATGAGGCATACCTTGAAAAAATTCCGCAAGCCGGAGCATACCAAGACCCCGAATTGTCCATGGAAGCATATACGATGCCTATGGAAATTATAGGAGGGCGTTCTATTGGAAATGTGAGCTTGATGCAAATGTTTCCATGGTTCGGCACGAGAAAAGCAGCTCGCACAGAGGCTACACATATGGCCAATATGCAAGATCAACAGTATCGGGAAGCCATAAATAATCTGATCCTTCAGGTCAGCACACAGTGGTACACGATGCAAAAATTGAACGAGCAACTCAAGAATAATCAGGAAAACCAAGTGTTTCTAAAACAATTGGAACAATTGGCAATACGGAAATTCTCTGCGCCCTCAAGCACCTCACAATCAAGTGTAGCACCCGTCGTAAGCAGTAATACGCCTTCCTCACCAACCAGATCTAGTGCTTCATCGGGTATGGGAGGGATGAGTATGGGAGGAGGCAATTCAGCTCCTGCTACTAATCAGAATATGAGTATGCCGTCCGGTGGTGGCATGGGAGCAATGGAAGGTGGCTCCGGATCGGGTATGTCAGAGGTGCTTCGTATCCAATTGGAAATTGTCGAAATTGAAAATAACATTGAAAGTTTACATGCTCAGATTAAAGCCGAAAAAGCAAAATTCAATGCATTGTTGAATCGGGAAGCAACTGAAAAGGTCATGCTGGGACAAGAGATCCACAAGCTGAATTTTTTATATAGCGAGGAAGAGGCACTAAGGGTTATTGAGGCAAACAACCCCATGCTTGAAATGATTGCCGAAGAAGGCTTGGCATTTAAGGCAAAAGCGGAAATGGATCGGAAAATGAGTTATCCCATGATTGGTATCGGTGTGGAATACATGGTTGTGGGAAGGACGAATAATTCAATGCTGGCCATGGACGGGATGAACGGTAAGGATATGGTCATGCCTATGGTTTCAGTGAGCCTGCCACTCTTCCGTAAAAAATACAATGCCCAGCAAAACGAAAGCAGGCTATGGCGAAAATCAAGCGAAGAGAACTTTAAAAACACCTTCAACACTTTGAAAAGCGAGTTTTACAGTCTCAAAAGCCAACTGGATGATGCTCAGCGTGCCATCGAGCTGTACGAAAAACAAACTACGCTCGCCCAAACGACATATAACCTGATCGTAAAAGAGTTCGTTACAGGCAAAAGTGACTTGACCAACGTTATTCAGGTGCAGCGGCAATTATTGGATTATCAGCTTAGGAAAGCTGAGGCCCTTGCCAACTATAATACGATGGTTGTGTCAATAAAAAAATTATTAGCAGACCATAAATAA
- a CDS encoding efflux RND transporter permease subunit — MLKKIIKYFLENRVITLLLLVVVLIWGLITAPFNWHQNALPSDPVPVDAIPNIGENQQIVATEWMGRSPKDIQEQITYPLTTSLLGIPGVKTIRSSSMFGMSFLYVIFEEDVEFYWSRSRILEKLNSLPAGTLPSDVTPTLGPDATALGQVFWYTLEGRNPETGKPTGGWDPDELRTIQDFYAKYNLAASEGVSEVASIGGFVKEYQVDINPDAMRAYNVSVMDIMSAIQNSNLDIGAETIEINKAEYLVRGLGYLKSVQDLEDAVVAVRNNVPVKIKDVGFVNLGPSTRRGGLDKEGVEAVGGVVVARHGTNPMEVINNVKAKIKEMEAGFPQKTLEDGTISKVTVVPFYDRSGLIQETIGTLENALAHEILICIIVVIVLVINLRASILISSILPIGVLATFIIMKQMGVEANIVALSGIAIAIGVMVDVGIVFIESILRHMDEEKAKGVESRGKAFVNLISTAVAEVSGALSTAMLTTIISFLPVFMMEAQEGKLFGPLAYTKTFALVSAFVLGIIILPTLAYYIFSIRINGSKVRRIANYVLVVAGIALWIYTGVFVAFALTLIGVNNLFTPRWKGEKIANYVNVAITLFVAMYYLTVEWLPLGTQASTTLNFVFVFFAIGSILGMLWALVIYYEQILRWSLSNRWKFMAIPIITLLFGMLAWMGVEKSFGFVANGFEKTGWKSFRETAFWQKSTETFPGIGEEFMPSLNEGSFLLMPTSMPHTGIEQNLQLIRTLDKRIQNIPEVELIVGKWGRVNSALDPAPTQMFENTINYIPEFYLDEDGHRERFKVNSSGEFVLKGDKTYAVSDGFRSIPRDSLIEDKSGKFFRRWRPEIKKADDIWQEIVNVSHLPGLTSAPKLQPIEARMVMLSTGMRAPMGLKVSGPDLESIEIGGKALEAALKDVPSVMPSTVFYDRAVGAPYIEIHLNRDRMARYGITVAELQEVISAAVGGMTLTTTVEGRERFPVRLRYPRELRDDPDALRKIIIPTATGAQIPLGDVVDVEYAKGAQMIQSENTFLLGYVIFDKKSGIAEVDVVYEADQLLKEKIASGELDLPNGVTYKFAGNYEQQERAAKRLMLIIPLSLLAILVILYFQFRTVTASLIHFSGVFVALAGGFILLWLYGQPWFMDFSVGGTNMRDLFQMHSINLSIAVWVGFIALFGLATSDGVLMGTYIHDTFEARNPRTKDEIREAVIYAGLKRVRPAAMTTATALIALLPVLTSTGKGAEIMVPMAIPTFGGMLIQSMTMFVVPVFQCWWRESATKKENRKNNKNIANENE, encoded by the coding sequence ATGCTTAAAAAAATTATCAAATATTTTTTGGAGAACCGAGTAATAACACTGTTATTACTTGTGGTTGTCCTTATATGGGGGCTGATTACAGCGCCCTTTAATTGGCATCAAAATGCGTTGCCGAGCGATCCTGTGCCGGTCGATGCGATTCCGAACATTGGGGAGAACCAGCAAATTGTTGCGACCGAATGGATGGGGAGGTCTCCCAAAGATATACAGGAGCAGATTACCTATCCACTCACGACCTCCTTACTGGGCATCCCCGGCGTAAAAACAATCCGGAGCAGTTCGATGTTCGGCATGTCCTTCCTCTATGTCATTTTTGAAGAGGATGTTGAGTTTTATTGGAGCCGTTCCCGTATTCTGGAAAAACTGAATTCATTGCCTGCCGGCACATTACCATCCGATGTAACGCCCACGCTCGGGCCGGATGCCACTGCTTTGGGGCAGGTCTTTTGGTATACACTGGAGGGACGCAATCCCGAAACCGGAAAACCTACAGGAGGCTGGGACCCCGATGAGCTGCGCACGATTCAGGATTTCTATGCCAAATATAATTTGGCAGCATCGGAAGGGGTTTCCGAAGTGGCTTCCATCGGAGGTTTCGTAAAAGAATACCAAGTCGATATCAATCCAGATGCGATGCGCGCATACAATGTATCCGTAATGGATATCATGTCGGCTATCCAAAACAGCAACCTGGATATCGGTGCAGAGACGATCGAAATAAACAAAGCGGAATATCTGGTGCGTGGATTGGGCTACCTTAAAAGTGTCCAGGATCTTGAAGATGCCGTAGTGGCTGTGCGCAATAATGTTCCCGTAAAGATAAAAGACGTTGGGTTTGTCAATTTGGGACCCTCCACACGACGCGGTGGATTGGATAAGGAAGGCGTGGAAGCAGTTGGCGGTGTAGTAGTTGCCCGGCATGGAACCAACCCCATGGAAGTCATCAATAATGTCAAGGCGAAGATCAAAGAAATGGAGGCAGGTTTCCCTCAAAAAACATTAGAGGATGGGACTATTTCAAAAGTCACCGTCGTTCCGTTTTATGACCGCTCGGGTTTAATCCAGGAAACCATCGGGACGCTGGAAAATGCTTTAGCACACGAAATCCTGATCTGTATTATCGTTGTGATCGTGCTGGTGATCAACCTGCGAGCATCGATTCTTATATCCAGTATCTTGCCCATTGGCGTACTGGCGACCTTCATAATCATGAAACAAATGGGGGTCGAGGCGAATATCGTTGCCCTTTCGGGAATCGCCATTGCCATTGGGGTCATGGTGGATGTGGGGATTGTCTTTATCGAAAGCATACTACGCCATATGGATGAAGAAAAAGCCAAGGGTGTTGAGAGTCGGGGGAAAGCCTTTGTAAACTTGATTTCCACCGCTGTTGCGGAAGTGTCGGGTGCTTTGTCAACGGCGATGCTCACCACGATCATCAGCTTTTTACCTGTTTTTATGATGGAAGCACAAGAAGGTAAGTTGTTCGGTCCCTTGGCATACACCAAAACCTTTGCTTTGGTTTCAGCCTTTGTGTTAGGCATTATTATCTTGCCAACACTGGCTTATTATATATTTTCAATCCGTATCAATGGGAGTAAAGTTCGCCGGATAGCCAACTACGTTTTGGTAGTTGCCGGTATCGCTCTTTGGATCTATACAGGTGTTTTTGTCGCGTTCGCATTGACTTTGATCGGAGTCAACAACCTGTTTACACCAAGATGGAAAGGAGAAAAAATTGCCAACTACGTTAATGTTGCTATCACACTTTTTGTAGCGATGTATTACCTGACGGTTGAGTGGCTGCCACTCGGCACGCAGGCAAGCACCACACTTAACTTTGTGTTCGTATTCTTTGCCATTGGTTCCATCCTGGGAATGTTATGGGCATTGGTGATCTATTATGAACAGATTCTTCGATGGTCACTTTCCAACCGGTGGAAATTCATGGCCATCCCTATCATTACTTTATTATTCGGAATGTTAGCATGGATGGGCGTAGAGAAGAGTTTTGGTTTTGTTGCAAATGGCTTCGAAAAGACAGGTTGGAAATCATTTCGGGAGACTGCCTTCTGGCAAAAATCCACCGAAACATTTCCCGGTATCGGGGAGGAATTTATGCCAAGCCTCAATGAAGGTTCTTTCCTTTTGATGCCCACCAGTATGCCGCATACTGGGATTGAACAAAACCTGCAATTGATCAGAACACTTGATAAACGTATTCAAAACATACCGGAAGTCGAACTTATCGTAGGAAAATGGGGCCGTGTGAATTCTGCACTTGATCCGGCTCCTACACAGATGTTTGAAAATACGATCAATTATATCCCGGAATTTTATCTGGATGAAGACGGGCATCGTGAAAGGTTCAAGGTAAACAGTTCCGGAGAATTCGTGTTGAAAGGTGACAAGACCTATGCTGTTTCCGATGGTTTCCGTTCCATACCACGGGACAGTCTGATTGAAGATAAAAGCGGAAAATTTTTCCGCAGATGGCGTCCTGAAATTAAAAAGGCCGACGATATATGGCAAGAGATCGTCAATGTTTCCCATCTGCCCGGATTGACTTCCGCTCCTAAGTTGCAACCGATAGAAGCGAGAATGGTAATGCTTTCTACGGGAATGAGGGCTCCGATGGGGCTAAAGGTTTCGGGTCCGGATCTGGAGTCGATTGAAATCGGTGGCAAGGCCTTGGAAGCAGCCTTAAAGGATGTTCCATCTGTTATGCCATCGACCGTTTTCTACGACAGGGCTGTTGGCGCACCCTATATCGAAATCCATCTGAACCGGGATAGAATGGCCAGATACGGTATTACCGTTGCCGAGCTTCAGGAAGTAATCAGTGCGGCAGTCGGCGGTATGACGTTGACCACTACAGTCGAAGGCCGGGAACGGTTTCCCGTTCGCCTGCGCTACCCACGAGAATTACGGGATGACCCCGATGCGTTGCGAAAAATAATCATTCCGACAGCTACAGGAGCTCAGATTCCATTGGGGGATGTGGTGGATGTTGAATATGCCAAGGGCGCTCAGATGATCCAAAGTGAAAATACCTTTTTGTTGGGTTATGTAATCTTTGATAAAAAAAGTGGCATAGCGGAAGTCGACGTAGTATACGAAGCGGATCAACTCCTAAAGGAAAAAATAGCGTCTGGAGAACTGGATTTACCCAACGGGGTGACGTATAAGTTTGCCGGAAATTATGAACAGCAAGAACGTGCCGCAAAAAGGCTAATGCTTATTATACCACTGAGTTTGTTAGCCATTTTAGTAATTCTCTACTTTCAGTTCCGAACGGTTACAGCATCGTTAATTCATTTTTCCGGTGTTTTTGTAGCTCTTGCAGGAGGTTTTATTTTGTTGTGGCTTTACGGACAGCCTTGGTTTATGGATTTCTCTGTCGGAGGGACAAATATGAGGGATCTGTTCCAGATGCACAGCATCAATCTCAGCATTGCCGTTTGGGTAGGATTTATCGCCCTGTTCGGACTGGCGACGAGTGATGGTGTATTAATGGGAACATACATCCACGATACATTTGAAGCACGGAACCCCAGAACAAAAGATGAAATACGGGAAGCAGTCATATACGCAGGCTTAAAGCGTGTCAGACCGGCAGCGATGACCACTGCTACAGCACTGATCGCCTTACTGCCTGTCCTGACCTCTACCGGTAAAGGTGCGGAAATCATGGTACCAATGGCCATCCCGACTTTCGGCGGCATGCTGATCCAATCCATGACCATGTTTGTGGTTCCAGTATTCCAGTGCTGGTGGAGGGAATCTGCCACTAAAAAAGAAAATAGAAAAAATAATAAAAATATAGCGAATGAAAACGAATAA